A DNA window from Mytilus edulis chromosome 14, xbMytEdul2.2, whole genome shotgun sequence contains the following coding sequences:
- the LOC139504148 gene encoding interferon-induced very large GTPase 1-like — MGCHSKFARCSTVVVDIFSKILQELLEKSGIPSPVVHKMILKDKMFQKKLSLTDKISIKTLLTDGFTKLDVTLIYKIVKYFKFIPPPSRNWGSKPMVHEKEIGDDVERIRQTRNNLVHRIDCNVTDIEFNEFFDEFIELGRRIDVYLGKPNNVGFEKDITYFKTCPMDEYLQWKYIRAIEEIACLKEKGRLYTNKIVFRVYYGTEIEDLIRDIKDDTDSTTTPVTIIVKGINDAGKKAALLNSLTGQINNGSVSIHFKHAREGSLILHVTILNRVLQHHSTLMNDLTNFIERVFKIGNILEIDPIADMNIILTADEDLEVSNDVLRTDRAVTTYEAGESIGGKQLFPEKEVKAIVLSGDSKQTIGAQCPIKSSTDDSSKEKTENDTTPTYESPDDSSEVEIENDKTPTCKSETELLSELGLEMYYPDKIDLFDIVKIQPSYSNIKLSNIPWVFLENIISLNYNARDEILEEQLEQSKCVPDEFNKQVDFLDNLLGSDALLTRLNPIDLTVAIFNCCSPVVKQIIASKMFMCRLAIPFVFPQCRNEAMVVSIWPIRKIVIERELSHIGAVDCPCNVVSFVRTGYTSVSKSKMINEIISNQYHCTFVNKDSPLGSTTRWISNGLVEMAWYIPSTNSRLLSNVTACQNLRGDCDVHRPQLHFMSHFSDAIVIMVDIHEMKNERFMQLITEVYNTNVMVILSIDAIRCNKEVLKKELKTFLSRTSMYETRTKINIMTVNGIVRNISEVKKEMRNIISELVSKRSLLSLWQRVQADVCEEMNLDENKIVYSAMKEAADQITSFIPNMSSSIKAQLLPLQGVPWKEWSQNLKTVNKSSKYKDMQENGLIRNKMIEARQSQFHICENLGPFMSMFIDKILQILPYEKETKVFVVWLKIFFDERSQHILPEYLERYKSKWQELKSAQDQNDSKETIDRLQLQLSEREYELAEASFGFEHLCREMGQMYEAMMESNLPTPVKYQTIKSALPHISAKLLLMGHPFEVMDGDTANVPLLWVKAVLKTLRESIGDKKLMALSVLGIQSSGKSTLLNAMFGLQFAVGTGRCTRGVFMQLVPVLDNTKAYDYVLVIDAEGLRAPQLAHAKRSHDNELATFVVGLGDVTIVNVKGENTEEVQDVLQIVVHAFLRLKLANERLNLKPKCVFVHQNVSAPDANDKLTQQRTSFVRTLDTMTLAAARVLNIADTNSFRQVINFDSETNVWYFSDLWYGDPPMAPVNPGYSTSVNRVKDALFFDSSFTQRGTYFTITDTISRIEDLWNGILKDDFAFSFRNSLEVKAYSSLERQCQNLTWILEKYVVEFVKSEAKSMLINCLNDHELENVFLKIVAQVASEIEKQVKISCNELDSFVERSTLKDVMLQWTESKKTSFILSERNLVLKAESNIRNIKEEIKIQRLKSREKTNHEMKINELAKNLAVEMQGTIPERDKLEEKFNHFWSSWINQLGIKDDTEVLSIADQIKFMLHNKFSSDAAFFNANPSCERLRKLEGSISSHQILTEHFSRHNYLGVFGKETSDKCRNQTVDITNQTFRKIDSMLLELDSQDIRFDISYVTEIMNIIVNDIDDHNDHTRNSYRFNFLPPFRAMIVNHVAVHVSFFFTKLNERYNRKHSPTGQMESYKGTALALFINLVEQKTEDVIAAGFFKEAIIKAVVEHVTELVPIDVQEHILVLFGNAKFSLMKDIMVYLANAEKYEEYIEYIHDPTIFAKSWITKLTNDIMFERKGNVETKYAHLAKCRVHKIFCHLLESIQEANENCSQLGQSNVKHWIENFMNHVGESNYLPLSIDILIHVRSRKVSNIRNFTEMVLDTLKDTESIVLKTFQTTIASTVQWNENPIPQIMNRLWGCEAKCMFCYEPCKNTDKDHVSLGFPHQCIQHRPMGIRGFAWAGTDKFIVDFCNYSITTEKTYKWHENDEKEEWKYYKDYKESHKDWDILPSSDVSKYWMWVVCKYQQEFSEMYGFKLPDIPTHWWSITKETAIESISSTS, encoded by the exons ATGGGCTGTCACTCCAAGTTTGCAAGATGCAGTACAGTCGTTGTGGACATTTTCTCCAAAATACTGCAAGAGTTACTAGAAAAATCAGGAATTCCATCTCCTGTCGTACACAAAATGATATTGAAGgacaaaatgtttcaaaaaaagTTAAGCCTAActgataaaatatcaataaaaacattaTTAACTGATGGCTTCACAAAACTAGACGTCACACTTATCTACAAAATCGTCAAGTACTTTAAATTTATCCCACCACCATCTCGAAATTGGGGTTCAAAGCCGATGGTTCATGAGAAGGAAATTGGTGACGATGTCGAGCGGATCAGGCAAACAAGAAATAATTTGGTACACAGAATTGACTGCAATGTGACGGATATAGAATTTAACGAATtttttgatgagtttattgaacTTGGAAGGAGAATAGATGTCTATCTTGGTAAGCCAAACAATGTAGGCTTTGAAAAAGATATTACGTATTTCAAAACATGCCCAATGGATGAGTATCTACAATGGAAGTACATAAGGGCCATAGAGGAAATAGCATGTCTTAAAG agaaaggCAGATTGTATACCAATAAAATAGTGTTTCGTGTTTATTACGGAACAGAAATAGAGGATCTCATAAGAGATATTAAAGATGACACAG ATTCAACAACCACACCAGTCACAATAATTGTTAAAGGGATTAACGATGCTGGAAAAAAAGCTGCTTTACTAAATTCTCTTACTGGTCAGATAAACAACGGATCTGTCAGCATCCATTTCAAACATGCACGAGAAGGAAGTCTAATTTTGCACGTGACTATTTTAAACAGAGTTTTACAACACCATAGTACACTGATGAATGATCTAACAAATTTTATAGAGCGGGTTTTCAAAATTGGAAATATACTAGAGATCGATCCTATAGCAGACATGAATATAATTCTGACAGCTGATGAAG ATTTAGAGGTCAGCAATGATGTATTACGGACtgacagggccgtaactacctatgaggcaggggag AGTATTGGTGGAAAACAGTTATTTCCAGAAAAGGAAGTTAAAGCAATAGTATTGTCAGGAGATAGCAAACAAA CAATAGGGGCACAATGCCCAATAAAGAGCTCTACAGACGACAGCAGTAAAGAAAAAACGGAAAATGACACAACTCCGACATATGAATCTCCAGACGACAGCAGTGAAGtagaaattgaaaatgacaaAACTCCGACATGTAAATCTGAAACTGAGCTTTTGAGTGAGTTAGGATTAGAAATGTATTACCCTGATAAGATAGATTTATTTGATATTGTAAAGATCCAACCAAGTTATTCTAACATTAAGCTTAGTAATATCCCATGGGTATTTTTAGAGAATATAATTTCTTTGAACTATAATGCTCGCGATGAAATTTTAGAAGAACAGTTAGAACAATCAAAATGTGTTCCTGATGAATTTAATAAACAGGTTGactttttagataatttactTGGAAGTGATGCACTACTAACTAGATTGAATCCAATTGATTTGACCGTAGCTATATTCAATTGTTGTTCTCCAGTAGTCAAACAGATTATTGCTTCAAAAATGTTCATGTGTCGTCTTGCAATTCCATTTGTCTTTCCGCAATGCAGAAACGAAGCCATGGTAGTATCTATTTGGCCTATTCGAAAAATTGTAATAGAGAGAGAACTTTCTCATATTGGTGCTGTTGATTGCCCTTGtaatgttgtgtcatttgttcGAACTGGGTATACGTCAGTTTCGAAGTCCAAAATGATTAATGAGATAATTTCAAACCAGTATCATTGTACATTCGTCAACAAAGACAGCCCTCTTGGTTCAACTACAAGATGGATAAGCAATGGATTGGTTGAAATGGCCTGGTATATACCATCAACGAACAGTAGACTTCTTTCTAATGTCACTGCCTGTCAAAATCTAAGAGGTGATTGTGATGTACATAGACCACAGCTCCATTTTATGTCACATTTCTCAGATGCTATTGTCATTATGGTGGATATTCATGAAATGAAGAACGAACGGTTTATGCAGCTAATTACAGAAGTTTACAACACAAACGTGATGGTCATTTTGTCCATTGATGCTATCCGGTGTAATAAAGAGGTGctgaaaaaagaattaaaaacgtTCTTAAGTAGAACATCAATGTATGAGACccgaacaaaaataaatatcatgaCAGTGAACGGTATTGTACGAAATATTTCTgaagtaaaaaaagaaatgagaaaTATCATTTCTGAATTGGTATCAAAGCGTTCATTGTTATCTCTCTGGCAGAGGGTGCAAGCAGATGTGTGTGAAGAGATGAATTTAGACGAAAACAAGATTGTATACAGTGCTATGAAAGAAGCGGCTGACCAAATAACAAGCTTTATTCCAAACATGTCTTCGAGCATTAAAGCACAACTCTTACCCCTCCAAGGTGTGCCTTGGAAAGAATGGAGCCAGAATTTAAAAACGGTCAACAAATCGTCGAAGTACAAAGATATGCAAGAAAATGGTCTCATTAGAAATAAAATGATCGAAGCCAGACAATCACAGTTTCATATTTGTGAAAATCTCGGTCCTTTCATGAGCATGTTTATTGATAAAATACTACAGATTTTACCATACGAAAAAGAAACTAAAGTGTTTGTTGTTTGGTTGAAGATATTTTTTGATGAACGATCGCAGCATATTCTACCAGAATATCTCGAAAGATACAAGTCAAAATGGCAGGAATTGAAATCTGCTCAAGACCAAAACGACTCTAAAGAAACAATTGATAGATTGCAACTTCAGCTCAGTGAACGTGAATATGAATTAGCGGAAGCTTCTTTTGGATTTGAACATTTATGCCGCGAAATGGGTCAAATGTACGAAGCTATGATGGAGAGTAACCTACCGACACCTGTTAAATATCAAACAATTAAATCTGCATTACCGCATATTAGCGCAAAACTTCTACTGATGGGACATCCTTTTGAAGTAATGGACGGGGATACAGCAAATGTACCACTTCTTTGGGTTAAAGCAGTTTTGAAAACGTTAAGGGAAAGCATAGGAGACAAAAAGCTTATGGCATTGTCCGTTTTAGGGATACAGAGTTCTGGAAAGTCGACTTTATTGAACGCAATGTTTGGTTTGCAGTTTGCTGTTGGCACAGGACGTTGCACACGAGGTGTCTTTATGCAACTTGTACCAGTTTTAGACAACACAAAAGCTTATGACTATGTGCTTGTTATAGATGCTGAAGGTCTTCGAGCTCCACAACTAGCACATGCAAAGCGCAGTCATGACAATGAACTTGCTACATTTGTAGTTGGATTAGGTGATGTTACGATAGTCAATGTGAAGGGAGAAAATACAGAAGAAGTACAAGATGTTTTACAGATTGTTGTTCATGCCTTTCTCAGATTAAAACTCGCAAATGAACGACTGAACCTGAAACCAAAGTGTGTGTTTGTTCACCAAAATGTCTCAGCTCCGGATGCCAATGATAAGTTGACACAACAAAGAACAAGTTTTGTACGAACTTTAGATACAATGACGCTAGCGGCAGCAAGGGTATTAAATATTGCAGACACCAATTCTTTCAGACAAGTTATCAATTTTGATAGCGAGACAAATGTTTGGTATTTTTCCGATCTGTGGTATGGTGATCCGCCAATGGCTCCGGTAAATCCGGGTTACAGTACAAGTGTAAATAGAGTTAAAGACGCATTGTTTTTTGATTCATCATTCACGCAGAGAGGAACATATTTTACAATTACTGATACCATTTCACGTATTGAAGATTTATGGAACGGTATTTTAAAAGATGACTTCGCTTTCAGCTTTAGAAACAGCTTAGAAGTAAAAGCGTATAGCAGTTTGGAACGACAATGCCAGAATCTTACATGGATATTAGAAAAGTACGTTGTGGAGTTTGTCAAGTCTGAGGCAAAAAGCATGCTTATAAACTGTCTGAATGATCACGAATTAGAAAATGTTTTTCTAAAGATTGTTGCTCAGGTTGCCAGTGAAATAGAAAAACAAGTGAAAATTTCGTGCAACGAACTAGATTCGTTTGTTGAACGAAGTACATTGAAAGATGTCATGTTGCAGTGGACCGAAAGTAAGAAAACTAGTTTTATACTTTCAGAAAGAAATCTTGTCCTCAAAGCAGAATCTAATATTAGAAATattaaagaagaaataaaaattcAGAGATTGAAATCAAGAGAGAAGACGAATCACGAAATGAAAATAAACGAACTTGCGAAAAATCTTGCAGTCGAAATGCAGGGAACAATTCCTGAAAGAGataaattagaagaaaaatttaATCATTTCTGGAGTTCGTGGATTAATCAGTTGGGTATAAAAGATGACACCGAGGTTTTGTCTATTGCCGATCAGATTAAATTCATGTTACATAACAAATTCTCATCTGATGCAGCATTCTTTAACGCCAACCCATCCTGTGAACGTTTAAGAAAACTTGAAGGAAGTATAAGCTCGCATCAAATACTAACGGAGCATTTCAGTCGACATAATTATTTGGGGGTATTTGGAAAAGAGACTTCCGACAAGTGCAGGAATCAAACTGTGGACATCACTAATCAAACATTCCGAAAAATCGATTCAATGTTGTTGGAACTCGATTCACAAGATATTAGGTTCGACATTTCATATGTGACAGAAATAATGAATATAATTGTGAATGACATCGATGATCATAATGATCACACCAGGAATAGCTACAGATTTAATTTCCTTCCACCGTTTAGGGCTATGATTGTGAATCATGTTGCTGtgcatgtttcatttttttttacaaaattaaatgaaagGTACAATAGAAAACACAGCCCTACAGGTCAGATGGAAAGTTACAAAGGAACTGCATTGGCTTTGTTTATAAACTTAGTAGAACAAAAGACGGAAGACGTAATAGCTGCTGGGTTCTTTAAAGAAGCAATAATAAAAGCGGTGGTTGAACATGTTACCGAACTGGTGCCAATAGATGTCCAAGAACATATTTTGGTCTTGTTCGGCAATGCAAAATTTAGTTTAATGAAGGATATTATGGTATACTTAGCAAATGCTGAAAAATATGAAGAGTATATAGAATACATTCACGATCCAACCATTTTCGCAAAATCGTGGATAACAAAACTTACCAATGACATAATGTTCGAACGTAAGGGAAATGTCGAGACAAAATACGCGCATTTAGCAAAATGTAGAGTACATAAGATATTTTGTCACTTGTTGGAAAGTATACAAGAAGCCAATGAAAACTGCTCTCAACTAGGACAGTCTAATGTTAAACACTGGATCGAAAACTTTATGAATCATGTTGGGGAATCTAATTATTTACCATTGTCAATTGACATTCTTATTCATGTCCGAAGTAGAAAGGTTTCAAATATCAGAAATTTCACCGAAATGGTACTCGATACATTGAAAGATACAGAAAGTATAGTGTTAAAGACTTTCCAGACTACGATTGCAAGTACCGTGCAGTGGAATGAAAATCCTATACCCCAAATTATGAACCGTTTGTGGGGATGTGAGGCAAAATGTATGTTCTGCTACGAGCCATGTAAAAATACTGATAAGGATCATGTCAGCCTTGGGTTTCCACACCAGTGTATACAACACCGACCTATGGGAATCCGGGGATTCGCCTGGGCTGGGACAGACAAATTTATAGTCGATTTTTGCAATTACAGCATAACAAcagaaaaaacatacaaatggCATGAAAATGATGAAAAGGAGGAATGGAAATACTACAAAGATTACAAGGAATCTCATAAAGACTGGGATATTTTACCATCGTCTGATGTTTCAAAATACTGGATGTGGGTTGTTTGTAAATATCAGCAAGAATTTTCAGAAATGTATGGCTTCAAACTCCCAGATATACCAACACATTGGTGGAGCATTACCAAAGAAACAGCAATAGAGAGTATATCAAGCACATCTTAA